The Elephas maximus indicus isolate mEleMax1 chromosome 11, mEleMax1 primary haplotype, whole genome shotgun sequence genome contains the following window.
caattgcctcatatgcatgtgaaaactggacaatgaataaagaagaccaaagaattgatgcctttgaattatggtgttggtaaagaatattgaatgtaccatggactgccagaagaacgaacaaatctgtcttttaagaagtacagccggaatgctccttggaagcaaggatggcaacacttcatctcacatactttggacatgttatcacgggggaccagtccctggagaaggacttcatgcttggtaaagtagagagtcagcaaaaagaggaagaccctcaatgagatggattgacacagtggctgcaaccacgggctcaagcataacaatgattgtgaggatggtgcaggaccaggcagtgttttattctgttgtacataggatcgctatgaaccagaaccaactcgatggcacctaacaacaacctgttATTATTTCTGTGTCTCTGTGACAAAGATCCAGAGAAAGTCAGGAATTCAGAGAAAAACCTAAAGGCAGAAACCCACAGAGAGGTGGAGAGAAACAGAGACGCAAAGACACACAGAGAAATAATATCAGGTAGCCCTTATGCACACTTAGTTctaagtccttaaaaaaaaaaaaaaaaattcctcaaggCAGGGGCTACTATGACCACTCAATGTGCAGAAAGGAAGCTGGGGGACACAGAGGTATAAGCAATGTGCTGACTCGATCAGCTGCAGGCTGCCTCCAAACCCTTCGCCTCTACTAAACCCATCACCTTTAACCTCCAGGCCATCTTCCCTCAAAATCAGGCCCAAGAGAGCCCACGTGGGGCCCGAGGGGCGTGGCCTGCCCAGGCGCGTGAGGGCGTAGCCATTGAGAAGGCGTGGCCTGGAGACTGAGCCAAAGGAGTGAGGGGCGGGACCAGGGCGGGGCATAACTGGTCGGGCGGGACCAGGGCGGGGTGAAACTGGTTGGGCGGGGCGACGACAGGCTTAGTGGGCGGGGTTACCGAGGCTCTGGCTCTCGTTGGAGACGCAGCGGCGACTTGAGCGGTCGAGCACCAGTGGAGGCTCGCACGTGCAGTGATAGGAGCCCACGGTGTTGACGCAGCGGCCGCCCTCACAAGCCGGCTCCTCGTCCGCGCACTCATCGTTGTctagggaggcagggaggagggcaGTTAAGAGGCACCCCCCCAACACCCCTCCACcctttcctgtctctctctgcaGGGCACTGGCTGCAGTGTCTAGACTCCGGAAGGGACTTCCCGCGGGTAGTGGCAACATTCCAGAGAGGGGCTGGGGTGGCCAGGGATTGGCTCCTACCAATGCATTCCAGCCGCTGGGCATGGTAGTAGTAACCATTGCTGCAGTAACACGAGTAGCCCGGGGCCGTGTTCACGCACACGCCGCTCTTGCACACCTGGTCTTGGAAAAGCTGGCACTCGTCCACATCTGTGGGAAGGGTAGTCAGAGGCACAACCGCCAGCAAGAGAGACAGGGGCGGGGCAGGGCGTGAGGCCGGCTGGACAGTGTGTGAAGGCCAAGCATGACCAGGcaggagagggacagagagatggAGACCCACAGGCAGATAGGGAAAGACTGGAGACAGAGATGGGGAGGAGATGAACAGGTATAGAGAAACAGGTGAGAGACAGAGATaaacagaaagagacagagacaggatgAAGCAGCAGGGCCTGAGGCCAGAGGGTGAGTGAAAGCTGAAGTGTGGCCTCACCTCTCCGGAGGGCCGGGTCTCCACTGGGAGCCAGGTAGCCCCGTCCATGGGGGCACAATGACTGGTACTCAGCTGCACCAAGAGACAAAGCTGAGCTCAGACACCCATGTCCCAGACCCTGTCTGGGCCCACCTGTCTCAGTGCTTCCCCTTGCCCTGTGCCTACCCGTCACTGCTCCAGCCCTCAGGCCCGTGCCTGTGTGTGCCCAGCTCTCAGCCTCATGCCCGTCCATGCCCACCTGTCTCAGTGCTTGGGCACTGCTGGATGCGGCAGCCACTGCCCCAGCCCTCGCCCACAGTACAGCAGCACTCCTGCCATGTCACGTTCCACGCTAGAATGTTGTCACACGCATCCGGGGCCGCTGTGTCGAAGTAGCACTCCCGGCGCCCGCTGCCCACAGGACCCTGCCGTGGCACACTGGGCCGGCGGGGTGGGGGCGGCCTGGCTGGCAGACCCGGGCTGGAGGGCACCTGGGGCTGTAAGCCCGGGAACATGCCTGAGGAGAAAAGGGGGCTCAGCCCAGGGCAGGCTGACCCCTCCCCTCAtgttatagatggggaaactgaggcccggagGGCACCCAGCGGTCAATGGCAGGACCAGGCTCAGGACCCCGCATCTCCTTCCCAACTCCACAcctcacccatctgtcactgccACTGTTTCTCCCACTCACTCCCTGTCATTTTGCTGCATCTCTTGCCTCTATACCTAACAGTCTCCCAGGCATTTCTCTCGTCTATCACTGCAGCTTCGGTTCCAGGGCCAGGGGGATCCCCTGACTCCTGGATGCTCTCCGGGTGTTCCCTGGGTCCTCACCTCCAAGTGTCCCATACCGGCCTCAGAGTCTTCACCCCAAAGCCCAGTCCTCCTCCTGGacacctctccccaccccagcaGCCCCACAGCCTGTCTATTTGGCCTCTTGGGCCTTTCTCCCGCCAACCCTTTCCTCCGTTCCCCTTGGTCCCTACCTTAGTCCAGCCCTGTCCTCTCACCCAGGCCTCTGCCCCAACCTCCTCCTTAGGCTCCCAGCCCCCAATGTCACCCTCCAGTCCACCTTCACATGGCAGAGGGaggttttaaaatcagattaCACTCCTCTCCTGCTTAAGATCCTTCCAGGGCGCCACAGAACCCGCAGGTGAAGGCCAACCTCCAGGCCATGATAAGTTCCTGTGAGTTCTGGTTAACCCCTGCCTCCTTCTCCAGCTCCATCTCTCCCCACTTCCTACCTTGCGCTTGAAAGCATGTGACACTGAACTTATATGGTTAGGAAGCCTCTTGCCTTGCCAGGCCTTTGCCTTTGCTGTGGCCTCTGCCCAGAATGCCCTCCCTCACCCACTTGGCCTGACTCACTCCTACTCATCCAACTGCTCTTAGTTCAGACACCCCCTCCTACAGGAAGCCCTCCATAATCCTCCTCTCAGGCTGGGGCAGGCACCTCCTCTGGATTCGCAAACCCCCTGGGTTTTCCCCATCACAGCTTTGTTCCCCCTGGCCTGTGCTTcctccctcccagccctggtTGCCCTGGGCTGCCATTGTCTAGTAATATCTCTGTCTGCCCCCCTGGGTCGTGAGCCCTCTGAGGAGTGGGAATGGTCTTTCTTGGTCACTACTCTGCCCCCTGAACACAGTGGATTTCCTGTGAACATTTGTTACATGGAGAAACGTGGGAGAGGCTAGGATCTAGTTCTCCTGACACTGAATCTTGCTACCCCTGTTAAGCCATGTGTtctaaagttgttttttttttttttaattgttgagcaTAACATTTAACTGTTGTCAGCTGTCCACACCTGGGATAGTTAAACTACATCATTTTCCTGTAGGGCCAGTAGCCATCAGTTAAATAAACACTGACATCAGTCTCACCAGCAGaaggctgtggggaaacacagcgTCCAGTCATGGGGTCAAACTCCTCGGGGCTGTTGGGGCAGACACAGAGGAAGGAGCCTTCAACATTCTCACACAGGGCAGCTCCACACACGCCCTGTAGCGTTTCACACTCATTCACATCTGTGAGCAGGAGACAATACGGAGAGGCAGTCAGTGGTTCGGAACTTCTGTGATTCCAAAGGTCTAGGAATCTGAGCTTTCAAATATAATGGGTATTTTTAACGGCCAAATTCCATCCTCTTTTCTCTGGTATATACCCTGAATTTCCCTTGGGACCCTCTGCAGCTCCATTTTCAACCCATGTGTTTTGATTAGGACTAAATCTACTTCCAGGGTGGGCACAAGTCCTAGGCACGGCCAATCAGATTACTGCATTTCTCTGGTTCAGAGATAGGCAGTGATAAATCTGGGCCAGTCAAAGCCAGACCTCGGACTTTTGCTAGAAATATTGAAAAAGAGGCTCCCTCGTTAGCCagccccaggagccctggtgctgtagtggttaggtgctcagctgttaaccaaaaggctgacggttcgaacccaccagccactccacgggaaaaagatgtggcagtctgcttctgtaaagatttacagtcttggaaaccctagggggtagttctgttctgtcctgtagggttgctgtgcatCGGAATTGACTTATGGGCAATGGCTTCTTTAGCCATAGGGTCACCAAGCTGAGGATGTTAGCCCAGAGGTGGTAGGGCCACCGCTGTCATTGTGGAAAGAGTCTGCCTGAAAATAAACCCAATGGAGGAAGGCAGAGCTAAGTAGTGGAGACAGCAACCACCTTGGTTAAAATCCTGGATCCAGTTATGCCCCAAGTCCAGATACATCCCAAGACTTGTCAATTTTAATTCGTTTTTTTAAAAGATAGCCTGTTGTgtttgcatttgtcaaaacttacAGAATGTATATCTAAGATTCATGCATTTCACTGTGTGTAAATTACAACTCAAATGAAAATCTCTATAAACACATGTTAAACTCTAGTTAATgactgttgttattgtgtgccatctagccgattccaactcatactaaccgtgcaggacagagtagaactgccccaaagggtttcctaggctgcaacgTTTAGGGgagctaggtcttttctcctgcagagccactggtagattcaaacccccaacctttcagttagcagtggagcacttaaccattgcaccaccctcCTTGTAGCAagtataaaccaaaatcaaacccgtttcCATgaagtcagtgctgactcatagcgatcctatatgacacagttgaactgccccattgggtttccaaggagcagctgatggatttgaactgctgaccttttggctagcagccaagctcttaaccacaaagccaccagggctccgaagcaAGCGTAGTAACATGGTAATAATAGAATGTAGATCATGAGTATACACATGATCATTCTATAATTCTTTCAATTTGCTATGTgtttaagatttttctttataaaatgttgGGATAAATAAGGATGCTTATATAcacttaaaatacaatttaaaaagttttttttaaaaagcaccaaAAATATAAAGGCTGTATGAATaaggtttctgtcacttgcaactgGACAATCCTGGCTGATACAGAAATGATCTTATAATCCAAAGTCTAAATTGCACAACCATAAAGTTCACATTTGTCCAGATCTGTGGAGAGCAGCAGGGCCTGACCAACCCCTTCCCCAGCTTCTGGTTCCACCCAAACCCTACCCACCCCCTGAAGCCCCGTACCCACGCAGTGACGCCCGTCCCGCGCCCCCTCGTAGCCCTGGTCACAGAGGCACTGGAAGGAGCCGGGCAGGTTCTGACACGTGGCGTGGGCCCCGCAGAAGGACCGGTTCCGGCACTCGTCCACATCTGCAACCACCAGACAGTCAGGCCAATGATAGGCCCTCTCCTACCCCCTCCATGTCGCAGCCAACCCCGCGGGACACCCACCCTGGCATCCGCCCCCTGGTGTCGGCTGGTAGCCAGGGTCGCAGGCCGGCATGCAGCGGTAGGAGCCAGGGGTGTTCTCACAGCGCTGGGCCCCACAAATTGTGGGGCCGTATTCTTGACACTCATCCACATCTGCAAGAGagtgggcagggggtgggggagcaggGTCACAGGCCTGGATTCACAGGTTTCCATTGCCACGTCCAGTTCCCATGTCGAAGAAGTCTCTATGACTTTGACGTTCCAGGAGCATAAGCTTCTAAAGATTAACGAGTGTTGAAAACACTAAGGCCTCATTGCCATTTCTCTAACAGCCCAAACATGGTCCCTCTGCCAGGAACTCTTCCCTCAGCTATCTGCACGGCTCCCTCCTTCATTCACAAGTCCTCCTAGTGCCCCCCCCCGACCCCAACTGCTCTGTCATCTCTGTCCAtttatcctgttttatttttcttaaacctGACATTATTTTATATTCACATTTTTATTGGCGTACCCACTGTCGCCCCCACCAGTATGCAAACTCTTCaataaaaccccattgccgttgactgagtagaactgccccacagagtttccattgagcgcctggtggatttgaactgctgaccctttggttaacagccaaagcacctaaccacaacaccaccagggttgccaaaCTCTTCAATGGCAGGGATTTGTGTGAGTGTTCTTCCCTGCTGTATTCCCAGggactagaacagtgcctgacacacagtagctGCCCAACAATTCCCTgttggatgaatcttgaaatcaTTTATCTACTCATTGCCTGCCTCCCCCActagaatgtcagctccatgacgagatggactgacacagtggctgcaacggtgggctcaagcatagcaacgattgtgagggtggcacaggaccaggcagtgtttcgttctgttgtacatacggtcactatgaaccaactggatggcacctaccaaAAACATTTCCTGTTGTACCCCCAGTGCCGGATGCTCAATGAATTCTTGTGGAGTTAATGAATGAAATCCCATGAAACTAGGCTTCTGGGAGTCAGGCAACCAGAGAACCAAATGCAGCTCAAGGtcgttttgtttcatttgttccACAAAATCTTGACCCAGACAAGATCCCAAAACATTACCGCCAGCCTCCTGTGTTGGTCAGTACCCTCCTGCAGCCTGGCTGGAGCAGGGTGGTCGTAGAAAAAGGAGTAATATGGAGTGAATCTGAAGGAGGAACAGAGGCTGGAAAAGGGATGGGCCTATGTGGTCCGCTGGGCTGTGGAACGGAAAGGGGCAGAGTCTGGAGAGATGACTGAAACTTGGAAGGATGGAACTCAACAGGCAGGGGTCAGGGCTTGGAGAAACCTTGGGGAATTTCTCACTGAGAGAGGAAGAGGCCTAGGGCAAAGAGAATTGGACCTTGAAGGGGCAGCTGGAGGAAGGAAGAGTGGTGGGAAGGCGGGAGTGGGCCCCTCCAAACTTAATATTAAGAATAGCGAAGACTGGAAGGGGCGGGGCCTAACGGTTCTCACTGTTGGGAGGTGTCTCAATGGGGTATAGCCTAATATGTGGACTGCGCAGAAGCAGCGGAGGGGGCATGGCCTGCTTCTGGAAGTGAGGTTTGGCCTGGTTCCTGATAGAAGTTTTCCCTCCACAGACACCCCCCACACAAGGAAATACAAGGACTCAACGGTGACTTATTTCCACCAGAGATATTATGAGAAGCAGTAAGGATCTGGTAGGTAGGGCACCCCTCCTCGGTCCCCACGGGGACAGACTCCGGCAAGCCGTTGTGGGGGGCGGTATTCTCACCGTCACAGGTGCCCTCGGGGCCCGAGTGGTAGCCAGGGTCGCAGTCGCGGACACAGCGGTAGGAACCGGGGGAGTTCTCACAGCGCTGGGCCCCACACAGGGCTGGGCCCCGCTCTCGGCATTCGTCCACGTCTGAACAGAGAACAGGGAACAAGGAGGGAAGATGGAGGAGTCAGAAGGGAGAGGCGGGAGAGGAAGGAGGCAGAGAAGGGGTTGGTCTGGGAGGCAAAGGGGGGAGGCTGGGTATCAAGAAAGGCGAAAGGAGGTAGCAGGACAAGGGAGACTGGTGGGAGGCAAAAGGACCCATTCGGGGCGGAGCCTCTCACCGAGGCAGGAGGCGAGGTCTGGGCTGGCGCGGTGGCCTGGAGGACAGACGCACTCGAAGGAGCCGTCGGTGTTGGTACAGATGCCGCTCTGGCAAAGGTCCTCCTCGCTGCACTCGTCCACGTCTACGGGACACCGGTGACTCGGTGGAAACCGtggccccacctcctccccctccgCTTAACAGTCGGCCACACCCCTCCACCGCCCTTTCTCCGCCCCTCCTAGCACCACGGCCTTTAACTCCCTCCAGGACCtgcctcggagccctggtggcgcaagggtcaagagctcggctgctaaccaaaaggtaggcagttcaaatccaccagctgctccttggaaactctatggggcagttctactctgtcctatagggtctctgtgagctcttttctttttttcctaccgTCCTTAGGCGCGTCCCTCCCCCGCAAGTCCCGCCCCCTCCAGTCACCGCCCAACGACCCGTGCCCCGCCCCTTCCTGATTGACGCCGTGAGGCTCCCACAAGCCCCGCCCCCATGGAGCGTTACGACCCCCGACCATTCCGTTCTCTTCTCTTTGTCCCGCCTTTTTCTGTTACAAGCCCGCCCTTTCCCGGCCCAGGCCCAGCCCGGGTACGGACCAAGGCAGGAGGCTCCGCGAGGTCCAGGCCGGTAGCCGGGGGCACAGGTACAGACAAAAGAGCCGTCGGTGTTGAGGCACTCGCCGTGGGGGAAGCAAAAGTCGCCCTCCAGGCACTCGTTCACATCTAGGGTACGTGAGGGATAGGGCTGGGGGTCACTGGACCCGCTCCCCAACCTAAGCCCAGCCCCAAAGCAGAAGCCCCGCCCACACGCCTCACCCAGATGGCAGGTTCCCAGGCTCCACCCGCAGCCTACTTATCCATTGGTTAAgaactaccgctgctaaccaaaaagtcagcagttcgaatccaccagccttttcttcaactatgggcaattctgctctgtcccatagggtcgctctgagtcggaatcgactgaaggGCAATGtgcttggtggttttttttttttttctgtccaggcCCGTTCCCAGGCTCTCCAGGCCCGTCCCCACCCTTCCCACCTGCGCAGGGTCCGGGCCGACTGGCCGGGGGCCGGTAGCCTGACGCGCAGCTGCAGCGGAAGGAGCCCTCGGTGTTAGTGCAGTGGCCGTGGCGGCCGCAGGGGGCGCCAGAACTGCATTCGTCCACATCTGTGGGAGAGGGCGTTTCAGATGGGGTCTGATCTGGCAACATGCTAGAGGGATCCTTCTGGGGCAAAGGGGGATAGGGGACGTGATGGGAAGTGTCTCCGGAGGGAGACGGGGTAAAAGCATGGTAGAAGTGACCaggagcaacaacaaaaaaaaacccaagcccgttGCCGTGAAGTTGactccgactaatagtgaccctatagggcagaatagaaatgccctatagggtttccaaggaaatggctgatgggcttgaactgccgatcttttggttagcagctgagtttttaaccactgcaccgccgggGCTTCGTGGATGGGGACAGGGGTCAGAAATTACTTAGGTTAAGGGGTCAGGTATTATAGGCCAGGGTCATTGGACCCATCCAGGAATCAGGGTCAGGGTCATAGTGACTGGAATCTCAGACCAGTTAGAGTCAGTAGTTAGTCAGGATCCAGAATTCTGCTTCAAGTTAGGGGTCAGAGGTCAGAGATCATGAACTCAGTCAGGAACCAGGGAAGGGACTCTGATAAGAGGCAGTGAAAGAGACAGGATTAGGGATTAGAAAGTCAGGggttgtgatcctggtcagagttaTGGTCGAGGGTCATGTTAGGGTCAAATCTCACAGTTTGGGGGTGACAGGTCACATTCAGAGCCAGGGGACAGTCAGGGTCAGGAGGATTATAACTGCTGTCAGGGTTGTGGTCAAGAGTTGCGAGCAGGAATCGTGGTTAGGATCAAACATCACAGTTGATTTCAGGGTTCATGGACCACAGAGTTGGGAGCCACATTCAGGGTCAGGGGATCGAGGTTGAGGTCAGGAGGTTATGAGCCACGTCGGGATTGTGGTCCAGGTCAGGGGTGCTTTCACGGTCAGGGGTCATGATGCAGGCCCAAGGGCATGGCCACAGCCTGGGGCCTGGTCTCACCAATGCAGCGGCCACGGTGCAGGTGGTGGCCAACAGGACAGGCCCTGCACTGGAAGGAGCCAGGTGAGTTGACACACTCCTGTCCAGGGCAAGCCAGGTGGTTTTCACACTCGTCCACATCTGGGGGGCAGGGGAGACGGTGGCCGTGAAGGAGCGGCCCAGCACCCCCCTcacccatccccactcctccctccctccctggcctCACCCTCGCACTCGGAGCCAGCTGCGTTGGGTTGGAAGCCCGTGGGACAGACGCATTGGAAGCTGCCTTCTGTGTTCTCACACCGGCCGTAGGCGCAGGGCAGGGGACTCTGGGCACACTCATCCACATCTGGGGCAGAGGGGGCGACGGGCTCCCCGTTACCATCTCCACCCACTCCAGCATTCTAGTCTTGAACGAGCCTCCTGGAGTTTGCCCAAGCTGCTCCCTCCTCCTGGGAGGATAACTCCTTCCCTCATCTTCCTAGTTAATGGCTTCTCCAATGCCAGCGTGAGGCTAAGGTACCACCTCTTCCATGCCGCCTTCCCTGCCTCAGAGTTGTcccctccttagggtttccacaAGCACAAGAGTATCATCCAAAAAGGGAGGAGGAATGGGGAGCACTCTCACATTTTGGAGAAAGGGGAAAACTCGAGTCAGACCTTCCCCACCCTTCTCAGTATCCCATCACTCTGCCTCTGTCCCCCATCATTAATCCCCTCATTCTGCCTCCCTGCCCCCCAACAATGTCCCTCTCTAGTCCCCATAGCGAACGGTGATGGAGCCCTGTTGGACTCAGCACCCTCACCTTGGCAGGGGGCCCCTGGCCCTCGGGAGCGGAAGCCAGCAGGGCAGGCACAGTGAAAGGAGCCAGCCGTGTTGTCGCAGCGGCCTGGCCCACAGGGTGGTGGCTCTTGAGCACACTCATCCACATCCTCCTCACACGCTGAGCCCCGGAAGCCAGCCGGGCAAACGCAGCGGAAAGAGCCGGGCAGGTTCTCACAGAGACCTCGACCACATAGGCCTGGGTTCTGGGTGCACTCGTCCACATCTGCTCAGGGCAAGGGCCTGGGGTCATACCTCCTTTAAGCCCCCCATGCCCCATCCTGCCTCTCTGACCTCCATCACTCCGACTGTCCATCATTCTGTCCCCCTGCCTCCTCATCTCCATCATTTCGCTGCCCTGTCCGTCATCCAGCACTCTGACTCTCCATCTTGCACCCCTCTACCTTTTGAATCCTCATTAAGCTACCTGTTCCATTCTTAGGACTCCTCCTCTCCGGTCCGGTCCCCACCAGTGGGCCTCATTCTCCTAGGTCCTCGGTAACTTGGCCTCCCCTTGCCTGTCTGTTACTCAGcatctccaccccccacccctctgCTGCTCCATCCCTGTGACTCACCCTTTCTGTTTTCCACTGCTTGGGCCCCTCCACCCGCATGGCACCGTCTCTACAGCCCCCATAAGGTACTTGTCTGGATCTCAGAACTTGGCCTCAGTCTCCCATCAGTCAGCCTCCCTGTGCTCCATTGCTCAGTCTCTCCATCCCCCACCGCTGCCCCTCTATCCTTCCCACACTCCCTTCCTCTCTGTCCCTGGAGTCCCTCACCCTGGCAGCTGGCTCCATGTGGTGCAGCCTGGTACCCAGCGGGGCACACGCACAGGAAGCTGCCTGGTGTGTTCTCACAGCGCCCGAGGTCACACGGCGGCGGCACGCGGCGGCACTCGTCCACGTCTGCGGGCACAAACCAGGAGGCTGGGCAGACACTCCCCAGAGAGACGATGGGGAGGCCAGGGGTGGCGCCAAGCTTGGGCCCCAGCCAGAGGCGGTAGGGGAGGCTCAGATGGGGAGGTTTAGGGAGAAGGCGGGGCTTGAACCGGGAGGGCAGAACgagggcggacctggccaggtcaGGGGCGGAGAAGGGGCAGATAGGAGAGGGGAAGATCCTGGCAGGGCAAGGGCGGGAAGGGCAGGTTTGGGGACTGGACAAAGGGAAGGCAGCAGCCTGGCTAACCAAGAGGCGGTCTCGGGACGGGGCAGTGGTGTGGCAAAGGTGGAATCAGGGGCCGTGGTTGGGAGATGGGTTGCAGCAGTTGTAGGGTGGGGGCGCGGCGTAGGGGAAGCCGTGGATCTAGTCCGGAACGGGGTAGGGGCGGGGCCGAGAGGAGCGGGGCCGGGACGTGATCTCCTTCGGAGGCGTGTCAGTAGTAGGGCTGGGACCCGGCCCCAGTTGAAAGGCCTGTTTCGGCGTGGCGCAGTGGTGGGGCCCTAGGGAGGGCCGGAGCTGGTCTGAGAGGGGCAGGGCTGTGGTAGGGCTGGAAGGGCTTGGGGGATGCGTGAGAGGGGGGAAGCTAGTCTGGACGGAAACCTGAGCGGGACCCGGGTAGGGGTGGAGCCTAAAGCCCGGTGGGGCGGACTTCTCACCCAGGCACTCCGCCGCCCGCGGGCCTGCTCGGAAACCCGGGCCGCACACACAGCGGAAGCTGCCCGGAGCGTTCTCGCAGCGCCCGGGAGCACAGGGCGTGGGTATGCGGCGACATTCGTCCACGTCTGAGGGCACAGAGGGGGGCTGGTCAAGGGGTGACCGGGCAGAGCCCCTGCCCTGCCTCCATCCACCCGCTCCGTCCGGCTCACCTATGCAGTGGGTGCCCTGGGGGTTGAGCCGGAAACCGGAGTCGCACACGCAAGTGTAGCCACTGCGGCGAGGGATGCAGCGTCCGGGGCCGCAGACTTGGGGGTTGCGCTGACACACGGAGGGACCTACGGGGTCCAGTCATCCAGGGTTCCCCCTTGTCTGAATCCTCTGTCCCTTTCATCCCAGTACAATCCCCTCAGATCCCTAAACACCGTCATCAGTGCCCCTCCACAAGTCCAGTGTTGCACCTCTGATTCCCCTCTCCTTTGTCATGGAGCGTTCTCATCGGAATGCCACTCTAAGGTGTCTCCATCTTTGAATATTTTGCTTTCCAACCTTCTGGCTGACATgccttctttgtgttttccatgtATAACATTAACTGAGcagttactatgtgccagacacttcaGAGACATCTCATTGACTCTTTACAAtgaactccattttacagatgagaaaactgagactcaggttAAATGGCTTGCCCAACAGAcacaggacttgaacccaggcatATCTGACCTCAGTGTCTGATCTAACCACCACCCAAACCTTCAAACCCTTATCTCTTCCCACCTGTTCCTTAACTCCTCTCCACCTGTGGCATCCCTATTTGTTTTGTCCCTTTTCCCTGGCACCCCCTGCCTGTAATACCCCCATCAACACCCTTGTCCCTCCACTGTACCTGATTCAGAGATCTCGGGACCAGGCCAGGCAGGGATGCTGGGCAGGGGAAGCTCAGGGCCAGGCCGGGGCTCAGGTCTGTGCTCAGGTCTGTGCTCCGGTCTGAGCTCCGGTCTGTGCTCCGGTCTGAGCTCCGGTCTGAGCTCGGGTCTGTGCTCCGGTCTGTGCTCCGGTCTGTGCTCCGGTCTGAGCTCCGGTCTGTGCTCCGGTCTGAGCTCCGGTCTGTGCTCCGGTCTGTGCTCTGGTCTGTGTTCAGGTCTGTGCTCAGGTCGTGTCTCTGGGCGATGGGTGGGCAGAAAGCCTGGTAAGGGAGGGGTATCAGCAAGTGAGGACTTGGATTCAAGTATGCCCACTCCTCCTTTTTTTACGAGGAAACAACACCCATCCAGGATAAGTCAGCTCACCTGCAGGTGAGCGAGAGGTAACAGGCGGGGGACGAGGCTGGCTGATAGATACTCGGGGTGGCTCCTGGCCCAGGGGTCTGGTGTTGTACCGGAGGTCAGAGGCCGAGTAGTGGTAACCAGGGCCAGCTGGACAGATCTCCCGAAACCCCTCTGGGaacaagaaggaaggaga
Protein-coding sequences here:
- the LTBP4 gene encoding latent-transforming growth factor beta-binding protein 4 isoform X2 — its product is MRRPGPSGRRPLLLVLLPLLLQATATSPASPSPSQAVEVAVIAGRPAGIASCRCCPGWSPGRRRYIRASCRVRSCPPVKGTDPPGCLTPVPPAPSPSPSVRKRQVSLNWQPLTLQEARALLRRRRPGGPGGLALLRRRPPPQRAPAGQARVLCPLMCHNGGVCVKPDRCLCPPDFAGKFCQLHSSGARPPAPAMPGLTRSVYTMPLVNHRDEEHGVASMVSVHVEHPQEASVVVHQVERVSGPWAETDAEAVARAEAAARAEAAAPYTVLGQSAPREDSYSDASGYGYCFRELRGSDCASPLPGLRTQEVCCRGAGLAWGVHDCLLCSEHLGHSNQVGAPDIPCPAGFERVNGSCEDVDECATGATAGRCQHGECANTHGGYTCVCPDGFLLDSSRSSCISQHVISEAKGPCFRVLRDGGCSLPILRNITKQICCCSRVGKAWGRGCQLCPPFGSEGFREICPAGPGYHYSASDLRYNTRPLGQEPPRVSISQPRPPPVTSRSPAGFLPTHRPETRPEHRPEHRPEHRPEHRPELRPEHRPELRPEHRPEHRPEHRPELRPELRPEHRPELRPEHRPEHRPEPRPGPELPLPSIPAWPGPEISESGPSVCQRNPQVCGPGRCIPRRSGYTCVCDSGFRLNPQGTHCIDVDECRRIPTPCAPGRCENAPGSFRCVCGPGFRAGPRAAECLDVDECRRVPPPCDLGRCENTPGSFLCVCPAGYQAAPHGASCQDVDECTQNPGLCGRGLCENLPGSFRCVCPAGFRGSACEEDVDECAQEPPPCGPGRCDNTAGSFHCACPAGFRSRGPGAPCQDVDECAQSPLPCAYGRCENTEGSFQCVCPTGFQPNAAGSECEDVDECENHLACPGQECVNSPGSFQCRACPVGHHLHRGRCIDVDECSSGAPCGRHGHCTNTEGSFRCSCASGYRPPASRPGPCADVNECLEGDFCFPHGECLNTDGSFVCTCAPGYRPGPRGASCLDVDECSEEDLCQSGICTNTDGSFECVCPPGHRASPDLASCLDVDECRERGPALCGAQRCENSPGSYRCVRDCDPGYHSGPEGTCDDVDECQEYGPTICGAQRCENTPGSYRCMPACDPGYQPTPGGGCQDVNECETLQGVCGAALCENVEGSFLCVCPNSPEEFDPMTGRCVSPQPSAGMFPGLQPQVPSSPGLPARPPPPRRPSVPRQGPVGSGRRECYFDTAAPDACDNILAWNVTWQECCCTVGEGWGSGCRIQQCPSTETAEYQSLCPHGRGYLAPSGDPALRRDVDECQLFQDQVCKSGVCVNTAPGYSCYCSNGYYYHAQRLECIDNDECADEEPACEGGRCVNTVGSYHCTCEPPLVLDRSSRRCVSNESQSLDDNLGVCWQEVGADLVCSRPRLDRQATYTECCCLYGEAWGMDCALCPAQDSDDFEALCNVLRPPAYGPPRPGGFGLPYEYGPDLGPPYQGLPYGPELYPPPVLPYDPYPPPPGPFARREAPYGVPPFDMPDFEDDGGPYGEPEAPAPPSPGTRWRYRSRDTRGSFPEPEELPEGGGHNGALAGPHEGLEAEECGILDGCAHGRCVRVPEGFTCDCFDGYRLDITRMSCVDINECDEAEEAAPLCVNARCVNTDGSFRCLCRPGFAPSHQPHHCAPARPRA